The DNA segment TCATGCACCGTCGAGGTGACGCACTCCGCTTCGTGGTCGAAGGCGCGCAGCCGGCCGTCGGGGTCGGCGCCGAGTCTGATCCGCTGCACCGTGGGGCTTCGGTAGCCCACGACCGAGAACATCTGGCGCCGGGTCAGTACGACCCGGACCGGTCGGTGGAGCACGGTCGCCGCCATGGCGGCGAGCACCACATGCGGGCGGGTCGCCTTGGCCCCGAAGGCACCGCCGACGTGCTCGGACCGCACCCGTACCGAGGCGGGGTCGAGCGAGAACAGCTTCGCCAGCTCCTCCGCCACGAACCTGCTGCCCTGGTTGGAGTCGATGACTTCGAGCCGGCCGCTGTCCCAGCGCGCCATCGCCGCATGCGGCTCCAGCGGGCTGTGATGCTCTTCCGGCGTGGTGTACTCGGCGTCCACGACCACGGCGGACGCGGCGAGTTCGCGCTCCAGGTCCCCCTTCTCCGTCTCGGTCGGCGAAGCGGGAGAACCAGCGGGTGTACGCACCTCGGGACGCCCGCCGGAGAAGGCGACATCGTGTGGCTCCTGGTCGTACCGGACGACCAGCGCTTCGGCGGCCTCCCGGGCCTGCTCGGAGGTCTCGGCGACGACCAGCGCCACCGGCCAGCCGGCGTGCGGTACCCGGTCGTGCTGGAGGACCTGGAGGATCGGGTCGGGCGCCCCGAAGGCCCCGGTGTAGTCGCCGTTGAGCCGCGGGGCGTTGCCGTGGTGCAGGACGGCGAGGACACCGGGCATGGCCAGTACGGGATCGGACTCCACGGAGCGGATACGGCCCCGGGCGATGGTGGACAGCACCAGCCAGCCGTGGGCGAGTCCGGCGAAGGGGATCTCCGCCGCGTAGCGCGCCGCTCCGGTGACCTTGTCGCGGCCCTCCAGACGCGTGTGGGCGGTGCCGGTGGCCCTCGTCGGCGGGACGGTCCTGGTGGTCGTGGTCATCGGGCGTCCTCCTCGGCGAGTTCGGTCAACACCGCCACGACGAGGTTGCGCATCAGCGTCACCTTGTATCCGTTGTGGGGCAGCGGCTCGGCGGCCGACAGTTCGGCATCCGCGGCGGCCGCGAAGGCGTCGGCGTTCGCCGGTCCCCCGATCAGCGACCGCTCGGCTTCCCGGGCCCGCCACGGCCGGGACGCCACCGCCCCGAAGGCGAGACGCACGTCATGGACCACGCCGTCCCGGACCTCGAGGGCGGCGGCGATCGAGCCGATCGCGAAGGCGTACGAGGCGCGCTCGCGCACCTTCCGGTAGCGGGAGCGGGCGGCGACCGGGGCCGGCGGCAGGGCGATGCCGGTGATCAGCGCCCCGGGCGGCAGCGCCGTCTCCCGATGCGGGGTCTCCCCCACGGGAAGATAGAACTCCGCCAGCGGCACCTCCCCCGGGCCGTCCGCCGTCTCGTAGGCGACGACGGCGTCGAAGGCGCTGAGCGCCACCCCCATGTCCGACGGGTGGACGGCCACACAGTGCGCGGAGGCACCGAGGATCGCATGGTTGTGGTGTTCGCCCCCGACGGCGGGACAGCCGCTGCCGGGATCCCGTTTGTTGCACGGCTTGCTGGTGTCGGTGAAGTAGCCGCAGCGGGTGCGCTGCAGGAGGTTCCCGCCGACCGTGGCCATGTTGCGCAGCTGCCCCGAGGCACCGGACAGGACCGCCTGCGCCAACGCCGGGTAACGGCGCCGCACTTCGGGATGCGCGGCCAGCTCACTGTTGGTGACCGTCGCCCCGATTCGCAGCCCTCCGTCGCCCCGCGCCTCGATCCGGTCGAGGGGAAGCTCGCGTACGTCGACGAGCAGCGAGGGCCGTTCCACCCCGCCCTTCATCAGATCGACGAGATTGGTCCCGCCGCCGAGACAGCGCGCCCCGGGATCGGAGCCGAGCAGCGCCACCGCACCGGAGACATCGAAGACCCGCTGATACCCGAACTCCCTCATACCGCCACCCCCACGCCGTCCGTGCCCTCCACGTCACCGGTGCCGCCCGCACCGTGCCTACTGCCTGCGCCATGCACACCGCCCGCACCCGCAGTGCCGCCCGCGCCGCCCGCAGCCTCCGCACGGCCCGAGCTCTCCGCGTCGCCTGTGCCGTCCCCGTCGCCAGTCCCGGTCCCCCTGGAGTGGCCGCCTTCCGGCCCCGGGGCGGAAGCGGGAGGTGACGGTCTCGCGCCGGCCTCCTCCTCCGCCGCCCGCGCCACCGCCCGCACGATCGACACATAGGCACCGCAGCGACACAGGTTTCCGCTCATCCGTTCCCGGATCTCATCGGCGGTGAGCGCGGGCACCCCTGCCTCGGGCCGCACGTCGGCGGTGACGGCGCTCGGCCAGCCCGCCGCATGCTCCTCGATCACCGCGATCGCCGAACAGATCTGGCCCGGTGTGCAGTAGCCGCACTGGTAGCCGTCCAGATCGAGGAACGCCTGCTGCACCGGATGCAGCCGCTCACCCTCCGCCACGCCCTCGATCGTGGTGATCACGCGCCCCTCCGCGGCCACCGCGAGTTGCAGGCACGCGACGGCCCGGCGCCCGTCGATCAGCACCGTACAAGCCCCGCACTGGCCGTGGTCACAGCCCTTTTTACTGCCCGTCAGATCGAGGTGCTCGCGCAGCGCGTCGAGCAGAGTGGTGCGGTGGTCGACGGGCAGCGTGTACTTCTCGCCGTTGACGTTCAGGGTGATGACGCTGGACGTCGATAGGGCCATGTTCAGCCTTCTTTCGCGGGTGTGAGGGCGCGGCGGATGTGGGCGCACGCGGGCCCGGAAGCCGACGCGGGGCCGGCTCGGACATCGAGCGTTTCCTGTCGCACGGGAGCCAGGGCGCCGGACGCAAGGCCCCCGGAGAGAGCTCGAAAGGCGGATCTCGGAAGACGAATAGGGAGAAGACGGTGTGGTGGGCAACGGCGTCAGCTCAGGCGCCGACGTCACGGGCGCTGGACGGAATGCAGGTCATGGTGGCCACCGGTCATCCACATCGGCCGGTTCTGCCGCTATGGTGGACCTAATCGGACAGCTGTCCGTTACCTGAAGAACTTACCGGACACCTGTCCGCTTAGCAAGACCCGGCCCACCGCGCATTCCGAAAGGAGGACGAGTGCAGCAGAAGAAGGACGCGCCCCTGCGCTCGGACGCGCAACGGAATCGCGAGCGCATCCTGGAAGTGGCCCTGGAGGAGCTCACCCACTCCGCCGACGCCCCGCTGAGCTCCATCGCGAAGAAGGCATGCGTCGGGCAGGGGACCTTCTACCGCCACTTCCCCAACCGCGAGTCGCTGGTCCTGGAGGTCTACCGCCACGAGGTCCAGCAAGTCGCCGACACCGCGGCCCAGTTGCTGGAATCCCGCCCACCCGACGAGGCCCTGCGGGAGTGGATGGACCGCCTCGCCCAGTACGCCATGGCCAAGGCCGGCCTGGCCGACGCCATGCGCCGCACCACCTGCAAACAGAACGCCCTGGCCGGCCTGGGCCACGGCCCCGTCGCCTCCGCCGTCACCCTCCTCCTCAAGGCCAACGAGGAAGCCGGCACCATCCGCCCCGGAGTCACCCCCGACGACTTCACCCTCGCCATCGCCGGCCTCTGGCAACTCGACCCCCACACCCACTGGCAATCCCGCGCCGAACGCCTCCTGAACCTCGTCATGGACGGCCTGCGCGCGGGGGCTCCCGCCGGACGAAGTGGCCTCTGACAGGCACCGACACGCTCAGCAGCCCCGACCCCAATGCACCCCCAGCATCTAGATCCAGACATCAAGCAACACCCCGCTCCTTACCCACACTCGCCCAACTGCCATATATAGGCGCCTTAAGCCGACTTACCCCACCCCGCACAGCGCACCATTTTCGGACAGACGTGCCATATCTCGTTTGTGTGCGGGCCTCCGCCCCCATACTTTGTGGCGCGATCACGGGGCCATGGCAGCAGGCGAGTGCCTCGGTCGGGGGAGGGCGCGTCAGATGGTGGAGAAGGCGATCGCGGGGTTCGCCGTCGCAGCAGCGGCTTCGATGGAGGCACCGTCGACCGCGGCGTGGGCACTCCCCGTACCGTTGCCGGCCTCGATCGCCACCAGCGCGCTCGCCACCGGCCGGCTTACCGCCCCGCGATCGAGCCGGTGGCGTCCCGATGGTGCATGACATATCCCCACGCCGGTACCGGAACCGTCCGGGTGACGTCGAGGCGTTCCGCCAGGCAGACATGCCACCCACAACCCGCCAGGCCAAGAGGGGCACCGTCCGGCACGGTCGCATGGTCCTCTGCGCCGGTCCAGCCGCCCTGGCCCTCGTCCTCGGCCTGTGGGGCATCACGCGCGAGCACAGCATGTGGCGGGACGAGGCGGCGACCTGGCAAGCGGCACACCGATCACTGGCCGAGATAGGGCACATGGTCGGCCATGTCGACGTGGTGCACGGCTTGTACTACGCGGTGATGCACGGGGTGTTCGCCCTCTTCGGCGACAGCCTGATCACCCTGCGGCTGCCCTCGGTACTCGCCACGGCCGCTGCCTGCACACTGACGGCGCTGACCGGCGCTCGGCTGTCGGGACGCTGGGTGGGGATCGGCGCAGGGCTCGCCCTCCCGGTCGTTCCCGCTGTCCAGGAGTACGCCCAGGAGGGCCGGTCCTACGCCCTGGTCCTCGCCTTCGTGGCGCTCGCGACCTGGCTTCTGGTCCGCGCCCTTGCGCAGCCGAACTCCCGGCGGTGGGCTGGGTATGCGGCGGCGTTGCTGATCGCCGCGCTGCTCAACTGGTTCTCGCTGTTCGCGCTGGCCGCACACGCGGTCACCACGCTCCTGGCCCGCCCTGGCCGGGCCAGGAGCATCGGATGGGCGCTCGCCGCCACCGGGGCGGTGGCCGGGGCCCTGCCGGTGGTGCTGATCAGCCGGGCTCAGGCCGAGCAGGTTTCGTGGATCAAGCCGCTCGGATGGCCGACAGTGCTCGGTGTGCTGATCACCGTGACCATCAGCGCTCTCTGCGCCCGCACGCCGCACGCACGGCTGCCGAAGAACTTGAGGAGGGATCGCCCGCACCCGCGTGTGAGCCTCGCGGCCGTCGCGCTCCCGCTGTGCGCGGTGCCCCAGATCGGCCTGGCCGCGGTCTCCCTCGTCAAACCCCTCTACATCACCCGCTACGTCCTGTTCGCATACCTGGGCCTCGCGCTCCTCATCGGAGCCCTACTGGCCACGCTCACCGTGCGTATCAGAAAACACCCCCGCCTCCTGTTGCCCGCCACCCTCACCGTGGCCCTCCTGGCACTGCTCCCCACCGAGCTACGGCTGCGTACCGCCCAGAGCCGCGTCGATGACGTACTGACCGCAGCATCCCTCGTCGCCCACGCGCGCCACGCCGCCGACGGCGTGCTCTACATTCCCGCCGCGCGCCGCGACACCGCCCTCGTCTCACCCCACGAGTTCGCCGGACTACGAGACCTGGCCCTGGCCCAGAGCCCGGTGACGTCCGGCACGTTGAAAGGCATCGAGGCGGGCCTGAGCGACATAGCACGAGCAGTACGGAGCGCACAGCGCATAGTCCTCGTCACCGACCCCGGACTGCTTCCGGCCGACTCGGCACGTGACCGCGCCAAGCAACGCGCCCTCGCAGAGCACTTCGCGCTCCGCTCGGACAGCATCGAGCGGGGCCGCCGGGTGAGCGTCTACGAACGAGTGAAGTGACCCAGTGCCCAGTGCCCCAGTGCCCCGGTCGGAAGCACGTAGGCGGGTCGTGAAGGCCACGAGAGGGGCGAACCCACCGACTCTGTGCCGACCCAGGACACCGGAAGCCGCTGCTCCGGCAGGTCAAGGCCGAGGCTGCCGAGGCCAATCCCCTAGGCACGCCCGCACAGGTCCCGCACCACGGCCCGTTGCTGGTAGCCGGCCGACTTGTAAGTGGCGACGGCGGCGACGTTGGAGCTCGGGGTGCAGACGAGCGCACTCGACGAGCCGAGTTCCTGGAGTGCGGCCGCCGCGGCGACGCTGATCGCCGTGCCCAGGACAATCGCCATACTCCCGATGACACAGCACGGCAGCGACGGTCCGCGCCTGGATTTCGGCCGAGCTGCGCGGTGCGATGCGTGCGTTGCAGGTTCGAGGGCTCGGGCCGGTCGCAGCAGCTCCCCGGCCGCCGGTCTGCAGGGTCCGGAGACCTCACCTCTACTACGGCCACCAGGAATCGGCGGTCGGTACGTTCCAGATCCCGGCTGTTCCGGCGGCGACTGTCTGCCCGTCGCCACTGGAACAACCGGGCCGACCGCCTTCTCCACCGAGCGGCCGAGTTGTCACGCTCTGCCGGTCACACGTCACGGTTCTGTAATACCGCGATCCAGGCATCAACGTGCAGGGCGCTGACGGCATCTCACCTCGCAGCTACGACATGAGGAGTTCGAGATGCTTCGTCGGCCTTTACGCCTGATCGCCGTGCCGATCGCGGCTGTCGCCCTGCCCCTGACCGTCGCCGGCCACCAGGCCGTCGCGGCCGCCGCGCCGACCCCGGGTGGCGCGGCACGGTCCTCCGGCAACGCCACTACGGTGACGGCCCCGTGCCTGGCCGGTGCCGCGACGATGGTCGGCGACCTCGACGGTGACGGTCACGCCGACAAGATCAGCAACCCGGGTCTCACCGGTACCAGGATGACGGTGCAGTGGGGGGCCGCGAACGGCTCGTTCGGCAAGCCGTACGCCGTCAGTGCCCTCCTCGGCGCGAAGAAGGGCGAGGTCACCTCCGCCGCGGTCGCCGACTTCCAGCGCGACGGCACCCTGGACATGGTCGTCAACATCGTCAAGCCGGCCGACGGCGACGACCCCGCGACGGCACGCGTGGCGCAGTACCGCCCCGGCCCCCTCAAGCGGGCCGACCTGGCCTCCGCCAAGGCCCGGCACTCCGACATCGGCGACCACGGCGAGGCCCAGCAGCTCCGGATCGCCAACTACGGCGGCGACGCCTACCCGGACCTCGCGATCCTCAACAACTCCGGTGACGGCGGACTGGACCGCGACGTACGCCTGACGAAACCGGCCACCGGACCGGGGCACTTCGACTACGACCTCCAGGTCAAGTACGGCGCGTTCGGCACCACCTCCGAGCCACCGGCCATGCCCGGCGACGGCTGGAAGCACTTCTACACGCCCTGCTCCTGACCCCCATCGGGCGCCGACGACCCTCCGGATGCCGGTGGCGTCCGACGCCGGAGCGGGCCGGAACACGGGTGAAAGGTGCCGCCCTCGGCCCCGGCCCGCCCCATGACACCCACCAAGAGCCGAAAGAAGCGCCCTGGCCATTGCACGGAGATCAGTCGGAGCTGTGCTGCCAGCGGGGTACCTCCACACCCGTAGGGCGCACGGTTCGGCGAAAGGAGCTGTTCCGGATGGTACGTCGAGTTCGTGTGCTGCTACTGACCGCTTTGCTGCTGGTGACGGGCGTGGTGATGGCGTCCACGCCGGCCTCCGCCGTCATCGGCGGGTCGCAGAGCACCTACGGCCCCTGGGCGGTGCGCATGCTCGTCGACGGCAAACCGGAGTGCACCGGTACGGCCGTCACACGCGAGTGGATCCTCAGCGCCTCGCACTGCTTCTTCGAGCAGGCACAGCCGATCGCCGACAAGCGGATCTCGTTCCGGATCGGCAACCTCGACATGCGGAAGGGCACCACCGTCCGACCGGTACCCGGTCGGCGCGCCGGAAGCGCGCACGCCGACATGATGCTCATCAAGGTCCCGCCGATGAACATCCGCACGGCGCCCCTGGCCACGGCCCCGGTGCACCCCGGGCAGGCCGTACGCCAATACGGGTGGGGCGCCACCTGCACCGGCGACGAGAACACCTGCC comes from the Streptomyces angustmyceticus genome and includes:
- a CDS encoding FAD binding domain-containing protein, translated to MREFGYQRVFDVSGAVALLGSDPGARCLGGGTNLVDLMKGGVERPSLLVDVRELPLDRIEARGDGGLRIGATVTNSELAAHPEVRRRYPALAQAVLSGASGQLRNMATVGGNLLQRTRCGYFTDTSKPCNKRDPGSGCPAVGGEHHNHAILGASAHCVAVHPSDMGVALSAFDAVVAYETADGPGEVPLAEFYLPVGETPHRETALPPGALITGIALPPAPVAARSRYRKVRERASYAFAIGSIAAALEVRDGVVHDVRLAFGAVASRPWRAREAERSLIGGPANADAFAAAADAELSAAEPLPHNGYKVTLMRNLVVAVLTELAEEDAR
- a CDS encoding FG-GAP repeat domain-containing protein, which produces MLRRPLRLIAVPIAAVALPLTVAGHQAVAAAAPTPGGAARSSGNATTVTAPCLAGAATMVGDLDGDGHADKISNPGLTGTRMTVQWGAANGSFGKPYAVSALLGAKKGEVTSAAVADFQRDGTLDMVVNIVKPADGDDPATARVAQYRPGPLKRADLASAKARHSDIGDHGEAQQLRIANYGGDAYPDLAILNNSGDGGLDRDVRLTKPATGPGHFDYDLQVKYGAFGTTSEPPAMPGDGWKHFYTPCS
- a CDS encoding TetR/AcrR family transcriptional regulator, encoding MQQKKDAPLRSDAQRNRERILEVALEELTHSADAPLSSIAKKACVGQGTFYRHFPNRESLVLEVYRHEVQQVADTAAQLLESRPPDEALREWMDRLAQYAMAKAGLADAMRRTTCKQNALAGLGHGPVASAVTLLLKANEEAGTIRPGVTPDDFTLAIAGLWQLDPHTHWQSRAERLLNLVMDGLRAGAPAGRSGL
- a CDS encoding glycosyltransferase family 39 protein, yielding MVLCAGPAALALVLGLWGITREHSMWRDEAATWQAAHRSLAEIGHMVGHVDVVHGLYYAVMHGVFALFGDSLITLRLPSVLATAAACTLTALTGARLSGRWVGIGAGLALPVVPAVQEYAQEGRSYALVLAFVALATWLLVRALAQPNSRRWAGYAAALLIAALLNWFSLFALAAHAVTTLLARPGRARSIGWALAATGAVAGALPVVLISRAQAEQVSWIKPLGWPTVLGVLITVTISALCARTPHARLPKNLRRDRPHPRVSLAAVALPLCAVPQIGLAAVSLVKPLYITRYVLFAYLGLALLIGALLATLTVRIRKHPRLLLPATLTVALLALLPTELRLRTAQSRVDDVLTAASLVAHARHAADGVLYIPAARRDTALVSPHEFAGLRDLALAQSPVTSGTLKGIEAGLSDIARAVRSAQRIVLVTDPGLLPADSARDRAKQRALAEHFALRSDSIERGRRVSVYERVK
- a CDS encoding S1 family peptidase, encoding MVRRVRVLLLTALLLVTGVVMASTPASAVIGGSQSTYGPWAVRMLVDGKPECTGTAVTREWILSASHCFFEQAQPIADKRISFRIGNLDMRKGTTVRPVPGRRAGSAHADMMLIKVPPMNIRTAPLATAPVHPGQAVRQYGWGATCTGDENTCQSPVLKQSDLRVVRPDDPRCEGYTAPGGSDFCMEKVSGIPAGGDSGGPVMSIAPQGTETLLGVFDGSDREHIAQAGEVSQQLAWIRSVTRQ